In the Theobroma cacao cultivar B97-61/B2 chromosome 1, Criollo_cocoa_genome_V2, whole genome shotgun sequence genome, one interval contains:
- the LOC18614511 gene encoding uncharacterized protein LOC18614511, translating to MVGTTFKDWCRYFQYKEGANEEDRDKNRADARNALLVVATLIAAVTFQAGVNPPGGVWQETNDYHTAGTAICASDSDAYYVFLTSNTLAFSAAVLVIMSLTHNFPFKFEVRVAGVSMIITYGSAIFAVTGDEDKFQLALITAAAPLILRCLIQLLVKLKNREPEPPCLIQAFVGPRNKTAEPPKDQTQQAKP from the coding sequence ATGGTTGGGACTACTTTCAAGGACTGGTGTCGTTATTTTCAGTACAAGGAAGGTGCAAACGAGGAGGACAGGGATAAGAATAGAGCCGACGCCCGCAACGCTCTCTTGGTAGTTGCGACCCTTATAGCTGCCGTGACCTTCCAAGCTGGGGTTAACCCCCCTGGCGGTGTATGGCAGGAAACCAACGATTACCATACGGCAGGCACTGCTATCTGTGCATCTGACTCAGATGCCTACTACGTTTTCTTGACTTCCAACACCCTAGCCTTTTCTGCAGCGGTACTTGTCATTATGTCTCTCACGCATAATTTTCCTTTCAAGTTTGAAGTAAGGGTTGCTGGCGTTTCAATGATTATAACTTATGGATCTGCAATCTTTGCTGTTACCGGAGATGAAGACAAATTTCAACTCGCCTTGATCACAGCTGCTGCGCCTTTAATTTTGCGGTGCTTGATCCAGCTGTTGGTTAAGTTGAAAAACAGGGAACCTGAGCCTCCATGCTTGATCCAGGCATTTGTCGGACCTAGGAACAAGACAGCAGAGCCCCCGAAAGACCAGACCCAGCAAGCAAAACCTTAg
- the LOC108661450 gene encoding uncharacterized protein LOC108661450: MDVYHLQIIALLIGQEAVVSRVNANAITSNGFTPKDVLDLLLQSGGDLYDIHIYQMFQQAGAVKAQEITTGPAHIQTKAESLNNEQILRSCCSWNLWKELMKEVTESSSETKNSLMVVPVLIATITYQAILSPPSGFWLAESKNSTTVGTHVVQKRSRTMTLGEAVMSKNPPIFSVFIGFNSIGFIASVAMTFLLTSGFPLSRGFRLAMFSMIATYVVAISYIRPTKISDLCNTVTVMGIRFLEEFARFTIRLFKKWRVGPDTRRKHWRRTEIDLEFRMWLLFVP; the protein is encoded by the exons ATGGATGTATATCATTTGCAGATTATAGCTCTGTTAATTGGTCAAGAAGCAGTGGTTTCCAGGGTTAACGCAAATGCCATAACCTCAAACGGCTTTACGCCGAAGGATGTCCTAGATCTTCTGCTCCAAAGTGGAGGTGATTTGtatgatattcatatttatcAGATGTTTCAGCAAGCTGGAGCTGTGAAAGCCCAAGAAATCACAACAGGCCCTGCTCATATCCAAACCAAAGCAGAAAGCCTTAACAACGAGCAAATATTGCGATCTTGTTGTTCATGGAACCTATGGAAGGAACTGATGAAAGAGGTTACGGAATCATCAAGTGAAACTAAAAACTCATTAATGGTTGTGCCAGTCCTGATAGCAACGATCACATACCAAGCAATTCTGAGCCCACCAAGTGGTTTTTGGTTAGCAGAGAGTAAAAATTCTACGACCGTCGGCACCCACGTCGTTCAGAAGAGATCTAGAACCATGACACTCGGAGAGGCTGTCATGAGTAAAAACCCTCCAATCTTTTCTGTGTTCATCGGTTTTAATTCAATTGGTTTCATTGCATCAGTTGCCATGACCTTTCTCCTCACCAGTGGATTCCCTCTTAGCAGGG GCTTTCGGCTGGCCATGTTTTCAATGATTGCTACTTACGTCGTAGCTATTAGCTATATACGTCCAACGAAAATAAGTGATCTATGTAACACGGTCACTGTGATGGGAATTCGATTTCTTGAGGAGTTTGCACGGTTTACCATACGGTTGTTCAAGAAATGGAGAGTTGGTCCAGATACAAGGCGAAAGCATTGGAGACGAACGGAAATCGACTTGGAATTCAGAATGTGGCTCCTCTTTGTACCATGA
- the LOC18614521 gene encoding uncharacterized protein LOC18614521 gives MVGTAFRDWCRYFQYKEGEKEEDKEKNRADARNALLVVATLIAAVTFQAGVNPPGGVWQETKDGHVAGTAICESESSAYYVFLTSNTVAFSAAVLVIMSLTHSFPFKFEVRVAAVSMIITYGSAIFAVTSDEETFRLALIIAAAPLAMRCLIQLLVKLKNREPEPPCLIQAFSRPRNKAAEPPKDQTLQAQP, from the coding sequence atggttGGGACTGCTTTCAGGGACTGGTGCCGTTATTTTCAGTACAAGGAAGGTGAAAAAGAGGAGGATAAGGAGAAGAATAGAGCCGACGCCCGCAACGCTCTCTTGGTAGTTGCCACCCTAATAGCTGCCGTGACCTTCCAAGCTGGGGTTAACCCCCCTGGCGGTGTATGGCAGGAAACCAAGGATGGCCATGTAGCAGGCACTGCTATCTGTGAATCTGAATCATCAGCCTACTACGTTTTCTTGACTTCCAACACCGTAGCCTTTTCTGCAGCGGTACTTGTCATTATGTCTCTCACGCATAGTTTTCCTTTCAAGTTTGAAGTAAGGGTTGCTGCCGTTTCAATGATAATAACTTATGGATCTGCGATCTTTGCTGTTACGTCGGATGAAGAAACGTTTCGACTCGCCTTGATTATAGCAGCAGCGCCTTTAGCTATGCGGTGTTTGATCCAGCTGTTGGTTAAGTTGAAAAACAGGGAACCTGAGCCTCCATGTTTGATCCAGGCATTTTCCAGGCCTAGAAACAAGGCAGCAGAGCCCCCGAAAGATCAGACCCTGCAAGCACAACCTTAG
- the LOC18614519 gene encoding uncharacterized protein LOC18614519 yields MVGTTFKDWCRYFQYKEGANEEDRDKNRADARNALLVVATLIAAVTFQAGVNPPGGVWQETKADHIAGTAICASDSDAYYVFLTSNTLAFSAAVLVIMSLTHNFPFKFEVRVAGVSMIITYGSAIFAVTPDGETFQLALITAAAPLILRCLIQLLVKLKNRKPEPPCLIQAFVGPRNKTAEPPKDQTQQANP; encoded by the coding sequence ATGGTTGGGACTACTTTCAAGGACTGGTGTCGTTATTTTCAGTACAAGGAAGGTGCAAACGAGGAGGACAGGGATAAGAATAGAGCCGACGCCCGCAACGCTCTCTTGGTAGTTGCGACCCTTATAGCTGCCGTGACCTTCCAAGCTGGGGTTAACCCCCCTGGCGGTGTATGGCAGGAAACCAAGGCTGACCATATAGCAGGCACTGCTATCTGTGCATCTGACTCAGATGCCTACTACGTTTTCTTGACTTCCAACACCCTAGCCTTTTCTGCAGCGGTACTTGTCATTATGTCTCTCACGCATAATTTTCCTTTCAAGTTTGAAGTAAGGGTTGCTGGCGTTTCAATGATTATAACTTATGGATCTGCAATCTTTGCTGTTACCCCGGATGGAGAAACGTTTCAACTCGCCTTGATCACGGCTGCTGCGCCTTTAATTTTGCGGTGCTTGATCCAGCTGTTGGTTAAGTTGAAAAACAGGAAACCTGAACCTCCATGCTTGATCCAGGCATTTGTCGGACCTAGGAACAAGACAGCAGAGCCCCCGAAAGACCAGACGCAGCAAGCAAACCCTTAG
- the LOC18614522 gene encoding serine/threonine-protein phosphatase 6 regulatory ankyrin repeat subunit B, producing MEPRLFEASRSGHISAFHSLLGEDPFLLDRDALNSVDNPLHISTLARQTEITKEIVSRKPAFARELNENGFSPMHVASAKGHIEIIRELMRVGYDICLLKGKDGKVPLHCAALKGRVDVVKELVGACPESVKEPTAFGETALHLAVKSNQIEAARVLIEEMRRLDMMEILNWKDKDGNTILHQATFNRQHEFIGLLIGQEAVVSGVNVNAINSSGFTPKDVLDLLLQSGGDCYDIQIHQIFQQAGAVKARDITTGPAHVQTEAENFNKKQKLLSPSSWNLWKELMKEVTESSTDTQNALMVVAVLIATITYQAILSPPSGFWSDPDNKNLPTASTVQKRTMEPGEAVMSDDPPIFSVFIVFNTIGFIASVAMIFLLSSGFPLRAGLRLAMFSMIGTYVVAISYIGPTKMTEIYITVIVMGILFLAEFARFIMWLFKKWRVGPDTRRKH from the exons ATGGAACCAAGATTGTTCGAAGCATCTCGTTCTGGACATATTTCTGCATTTCACTCATTACTCGGGGAAGATCCATTTCTGCTTGATCGAGATGCCTTAAACTCTGTCGATAATCCTCTACACATATCAACACTGGCAAGACAAACAGAAATCACAAAAGAAATTGTGAGCAGAAAGCCAGCATTCGCAAGGGAGCTAAATGAAAATGGTTTTAGCCCCATGCATGTCGCTTCGGCAAAAGGGCACATTGAAATTATAAGAGAGCTTATGAGAGTTGGATATGACATATGTCTTTTGAAGGGAAAAGATGGTAAGGTTCCACTTCATTGCGCGGCTTTGAAAGGAAGAGTTGATGTTGTTAAGGAACTGGTCGGGGCTTGCCCCGAGTCTGTTAAAGAACCGACTGCTTTTGGTGAAACTGCCCTTCATTTGGCTGTGAAGAGTAACCAGATTGAGGCTGCAAGGGTACTGATCGAGGAGATGAGGAGGTTAGATATGatggaaattttgaattggaaAGACAAGGATGGGAACACCATATTACATCAGGCAACCTTCAACAGACAACATGAG TTTATAGGTCTGTTAATTGGTCAAGAAGCAGTTGTTTCTGGGGTTAACGTAAATGCCATTAACTCAAGCGGCTTTACGCCAAAGGATGTCCTAGATCTTCTGCTCCAAAGTGGAGGTGATTGTTATGATATTCAGATTCATCAGATATTTCAGCAAGCTGGAGCTGTGAAAGCCCGAGATATCACAACAGGCCCTGCACATGTTCAAACCGAAGCAGAAAACTTTAACAAGAAGCAAAAATTGCTATCTCCTTCTTCATGGAACCTATGGAAGGAACTGATGAAAGAGGTTACGGAATCATCAACTGACACTCAAAATGCACTAATGGTAGTGGCAGTCCTGATAGCAACGATCACATACCAAGCAATTCTGAGCCCTCCAAGTGGTTTTTGGTCAGACCCAGATAATAAAAACCTTCCGACCGCCAGCACCGTTCAGAAGAGAACCATGGAGCCTGGAGAGGCTGTCATGAGTGACGACCCTCCAATCTTTTCTGTGTTTATCGTTTTTAACACAATTGGTTTCATTGCATCAGTTGCCATGATCTTTCTCCTCTCCAGTGGATTCCCTCTCAGGGCAGGCTTGCGGCTGGCTATGTTTTCGATGATTGGTACTTACGTCGTCGCTATAAGCTATATAGGTCCAACGAAAATGactgaaatatatataacGGTCATTGTGATGGGAATACTATTTCTTGCGGAGTTTGCACGCTTTATTATGTGGTTGTTCAAGAAATGGAGAGTTGGTCCAGATACAAGGAGAAAGCATTAG